The following are encoded together in the Nocardioides sp. Arc9.136 genome:
- a CDS encoding DUF2237 family protein: MGERNVLGGDLVPCGTDPLTGFYRDGLCSCGSDDVGLHAVCAVMTAEFLDHQRSVGNDLSTPRPEWHFPGLHPGDPWCVVAGRWLQSYRAGAAAPVVLAATNERALEVVRIEILEEHAVDVPPDLSSLG; the protein is encoded by the coding sequence ATGGGTGAGCGGAACGTGCTGGGCGGGGATCTGGTGCCGTGCGGGACCGACCCGTTGACGGGTTTCTACCGCGACGGGCTCTGCTCGTGCGGCTCCGACGACGTGGGTCTGCACGCCGTGTGCGCGGTGATGACCGCCGAGTTCCTGGACCACCAGCGCTCGGTCGGCAACGACCTGTCCACGCCGCGGCCGGAGTGGCACTTCCCGGGCCTGCACCCGGGCGACCCGTGGTGCGTGGTGGCCGGCCGCTGGCTGCAGTCCTACCGGGCGGGCGCGGCCGCCCCCGTCGTGCTGGCCGCGACCAACGAGCGCGCGCTCGAGGTGGTGCGGATCGAGATCCTCGAGGAGCACGCCGTCGACGTGCCGCCCGACCTCAGCTCGCTCGGCTGA